In Paraburkholderia bryophila, a single genomic region encodes these proteins:
- the hpf gene encoding ribosome hibernation-promoting factor, HPF/YfiA family yields MNLQISGHHLEVTPALREYVITKLDRVLRHFDQVIDGSVVLSVDNHKEKEKRQKVEINLHLKGKDIFVESCDSDLYAAIDLMIDKLDRQVLRHKDRLQGHAHEAIKYQPAPQIDVPPQ; encoded by the coding sequence ATGAATCTGCAGATCAGTGGACACCACCTCGAAGTAACGCCTGCGTTGCGCGAATACGTGATCACCAAACTGGATAGGGTGCTAAGACATTTCGATCAGGTAATCGACGGCAGTGTGGTCCTCTCGGTCGACAACCATAAGGAAAAGGAAAAGCGTCAAAAGGTTGAAATCAACCTGCATCTGAAGGGCAAGGACATCTTTGTCGAGAGCTGTGACAGCGACCTCTACGCTGCGATCGATCTGATGATCGACAAGCTTGACCGGCAAGTGCTCCGCCACAAGGATCGTCTGCAAGGCCATGCGCACGAGGCGATCAAGTATCAGCCGGCGCCGCAGATAGACGTGCCGCCGCAATAG
- the mutY gene encoding A/G-specific adenine glycosylase: MPSRLTPRSTSSAAPQAAFPVMSDFSARLIAWQRQHGRHDLPWQNTRDPYRIWLSEIMLQQTQVSTVIPYYAKFLARCPDVAALAAAPVDDVMALWAGLGYYTRARNLHRCAQTVVERHGGAFPASVEELAELPGIGRSTAAAIASFAFGARATILDGNVKRVLARVFGVEGFTGEKKVENAMWTLAESLLPLNASDDEVSAYTQGLMDLGATLCVRGKPDCLRCPYAVDCVANVTGRQRELPTARPKKTVPTRRTWMLVLRDGNAVMLEKRPPSGIWGGLWSLPEAADEAALAERARAFGGDGAVSPLAPLTHVFTHFKLDIEPRLAELDSKVGALTVLGDADTAWVTLSDLDSFGVPAPVRKLLDGLQGSLI; this comes from the coding sequence ATGCCTTCTCGCTTAACACCGCGTTCAACTTCGTCCGCTGCGCCTCAGGCCGCTTTCCCGGTCATGTCCGATTTTTCCGCGCGGCTGATCGCGTGGCAGCGTCAGCATGGGCGTCACGATCTGCCGTGGCAAAACACGCGCGATCCGTATCGCATCTGGCTGTCGGAAATCATGTTGCAGCAGACCCAGGTGTCGACGGTGATTCCGTACTACGCGAAGTTTCTCGCGCGTTGTCCGGATGTCGCCGCGCTCGCCGCCGCGCCGGTTGACGACGTCATGGCGCTGTGGGCCGGTCTCGGCTACTACACGCGTGCGCGCAATCTGCATCGCTGCGCGCAGACCGTCGTCGAGCGGCATGGCGGCGCGTTTCCGGCCTCGGTCGAAGAACTCGCGGAGTTGCCGGGCATCGGCCGTTCGACGGCGGCGGCGATCGCGTCGTTCGCGTTCGGCGCGCGCGCGACGATTCTCGACGGCAATGTGAAGCGCGTGCTGGCGCGGGTGTTCGGCGTCGAAGGTTTTACCGGCGAAAAGAAAGTCGAAAACGCAATGTGGACGCTGGCGGAATCGCTGCTGCCGCTCAACGCATCGGACGACGAAGTCAGCGCCTACACGCAAGGTCTGATGGACCTCGGCGCCACGCTGTGCGTGCGCGGCAAGCCGGATTGTTTGCGCTGCCCGTATGCGGTCGACTGCGTGGCCAACGTGACGGGACGTCAGCGCGAACTGCCCACGGCGCGTCCGAAGAAAACCGTGCCGACGCGTCGTACGTGGATGCTGGTGCTGCGCGACGGCAACGCGGTAATGCTGGAGAAACGGCCGCCGTCGGGCATCTGGGGCGGCTTGTGGAGCCTGCCCGAAGCCGCCGACGAAGCCGCGCTCGCCGAACGTGCGCGCGCGTTCGGCGGTGACGGTGCGGTCTCGCCGCTGGCGCCGCTCACGCATGTGTTCACGCACTTCAAGCTGGATATCGAGCCGCGCCTCGCCGAGTTGGATAGCAAGGTAGGCGCACTGACCGTGCTAGGCGACGCAGACACCGCGTGGGTCACGTTGAGCGATCTCGATTCGTTCGGTGTGCCGGCGCCGGTGCGCAAGCTGCTGGACGGCTTGCAGGGTTCGTTAATCTGA
- the hprK gene encoding HPr(Ser) kinase/phosphatase, which translates to MDTSSINAQSIFDDNAAMLKLSWLTGHEGWERGFSSESVANATSSADLVGHLNLIHPNRIQVLGDAEIDYYKRQTDEDRSRHMGELIALEPPFLVVAGGVAAPPELVLRCTRSSTPLFTTPMSAAAVIDSLRLYMSRILAPRATLHGVFLDILGMGVLLTGDSGLGKSELGLELISRGHGLVADDAVDFVRLGPDFVEGRCPPLLQNLLEVRGLGLLDIKTIFGETAVRRKMKLKLIVQLVRRPDGEFQRLPLESQTVDVLGLPISKVTIQVAAGRNLAVLVEAAVRNTILQLRGIDTLRDFMDRQRLAMQDPDSQFPGKLI; encoded by the coding sequence ATGGATACGTCCAGCATCAACGCCCAGAGCATTTTCGACGACAACGCCGCCATGCTGAAACTGAGCTGGCTGACGGGGCATGAAGGCTGGGAGCGCGGCTTTTCTTCGGAATCGGTCGCCAATGCCACGTCGAGCGCCGACCTTGTCGGCCACTTGAACCTGATCCACCCGAACCGGATCCAGGTGCTCGGCGACGCCGAAATCGACTACTACAAGCGCCAAACCGACGAAGACCGCTCGCGCCACATGGGCGAGCTGATCGCGTTGGAGCCACCGTTTCTGGTGGTGGCGGGCGGCGTCGCCGCGCCGCCGGAACTGGTGCTGCGCTGCACGCGCTCGTCCACACCGCTGTTCACCACGCCAATGTCCGCCGCCGCGGTGATCGACAGCCTGCGTTTGTACATGTCGCGCATTCTCGCGCCGCGCGCCACGCTGCACGGCGTGTTCCTCGACATTCTCGGCATGGGCGTGCTGCTCACCGGCGACTCGGGCCTCGGCAAGAGCGAACTCGGGCTGGAGTTGATCAGCCGCGGCCACGGCCTCGTGGCGGACGACGCCGTGGATTTCGTGCGCCTCGGCCCGGACTTCGTCGAAGGGCGTTGCCCGCCGCTGCTGCAAAACCTGCTCGAAGTACGCGGCCTCGGCCTGCTCGACATCAAGACGATCTTCGGTGAAACCGCTGTGCGGCGGAAAATGAAGCTGAAGCTGATCGTGCAACTGGTACGCCGTCCCGACGGTGAATTCCAGCGCCTGCCGCTGGAAAGCCAAACCGTCGACGTGCTCGGCCTGCCGATCAGCAAGGTGACGATTCAGGTGGCCGCCGGCCGAAATCTCGCTGTGTTGGTCGAGGCGGCGGTGCGCAACACGATCCTGCAACTGCGCGGCATCGACACGCTGCGCGACTTCATGGACCGGCAGCGCCTCGCGATGCAAGACCCCGACAGCCAGTTTCCCGGCAAACTGATCTGA
- a CDS encoding RNA polymerase factor sigma-54: MKASLQLRLSQHLALTPQLQQSIRLLQLSTLELQQEVSMAISQNPLLENEDDWIASPLRVAADGSLIAQAPNSSAPPDQMGGNTSSSSSSSERAENGEPQGVDEYNGLSGDSSGDASQWNLDDYGRSGNASDDDDLPPLQIHESSTSLRDHLMAQLRVTQAGQRDRALITFLIESLDDDGYLAATLDEVLADLPDELEVDTDELNAALALLHSFDPAGVGARSASECLKLQLLRLDTSPTRTLALDIVAHHLELLAARDFTRLRKHLKANDDDLRDAHVLIRSLEPFPGAAYGKAEADYVVPDIMVRKTAQGWQAELNPEVVPKLRINHLYANILRNNRGDPGSGSLRQQLQEARWLIKNIQQRFETILRVAQAIVERQKSFFVHGEIAMRPLVLREIADTLGLHESTVSRVTTGKYMLTPFGTLEFKYFFGSHVSTDTGGAASSTAIRALIKQLIGAENPKSPLSDSRIAELLAEQGFVVARRTVAKYREALKIPAVNLRKSL; this comes from the coding sequence ATGAAAGCCAGCCTCCAACTCCGCCTATCGCAGCATCTTGCGCTGACACCACAACTGCAGCAGTCCATCCGGCTGCTTCAGCTGTCTACGCTCGAACTGCAGCAGGAAGTCTCCATGGCGATCTCGCAGAATCCGCTCCTCGAGAACGAGGACGACTGGATCGCGAGTCCGCTGCGGGTGGCGGCAGACGGCTCGCTGATCGCGCAAGCGCCCAATTCGTCCGCACCGCCGGACCAGATGGGCGGCAATACGTCGTCATCGTCCAGTAGCAGCGAGCGCGCCGAGAACGGCGAGCCGCAAGGCGTGGACGAATACAACGGCCTCTCGGGCGACAGCAGCGGCGACGCGTCGCAATGGAATCTCGACGACTACGGCCGCTCCGGCAACGCGTCGGACGACGACGATCTGCCGCCGCTGCAAATTCACGAATCCAGCACCTCGCTGCGCGATCATCTGATGGCGCAATTGCGCGTGACCCAGGCGGGTCAACGCGACCGCGCGCTGATCACGTTCCTGATCGAATCGCTCGACGACGACGGTTATCTCGCTGCCACGCTTGACGAAGTGCTAGCCGATCTGCCTGACGAACTCGAAGTCGACACCGACGAGCTGAATGCCGCGCTAGCGCTGCTACATAGCTTCGACCCGGCGGGTGTGGGCGCGCGCTCTGCATCCGAATGTCTGAAGTTGCAATTGCTGCGGCTCGACACGTCGCCTACGCGTACGCTCGCGCTCGACATCGTGGCCCACCATCTGGAACTGCTCGCGGCTCGCGATTTCACGCGTCTGCGCAAACACCTGAAGGCCAACGACGACGACCTGCGCGACGCGCATGTGCTGATCCGCTCGCTCGAGCCGTTCCCCGGCGCGGCCTACGGCAAAGCCGAAGCGGACTACGTGGTGCCCGACATCATGGTGCGCAAAACGGCGCAAGGCTGGCAGGCCGAACTGAATCCGGAAGTCGTGCCGAAGCTGCGTATCAATCATCTGTACGCCAATATTCTGCGCAATAACCGCGGCGATCCGGGTAGCGGTTCGTTGCGCCAGCAACTGCAGGAAGCACGCTGGCTGATCAAAAATATCCAGCAGCGGTTCGAGACCATCCTGCGAGTTGCGCAAGCTATTGTGGAACGTCAAAAGAGCTTTTTTGTCCACGGCGAAATTGCTATGCGCCCCTTGGTCTTGCGGGAAATTGCTGATACGCTAGGCCTACACGAGTCAACTGTCTCGCGTGTGACAACCGGTAAATACATGCTGACCCCATTCGGGACGCTTGAATTTAAGTACTTCTTCGGATCACACGTTTCGACTGACACGGGCGGCGCGGCGTCTTCAACGGCGATCCGTGCGCTCATCAAGCAACTGATAGGAGCGGAAAACCCGAAATCTCCTCTTTCAGACAGCCGCATAGCCGAACTGCTGGCGGAACAGGGCTTCGTGGTCGCGCGCCGCACCGTGGCGAAGTATCGCGAAGCACTCAAGATTCCGGCAGTCAACCTGCGCAAGTCTCTGTAG
- the lptB gene encoding LPS export ABC transporter ATP-binding protein, producing the protein MSTSASLPNRKPAGTSSSLVVRNLKKRYGSRTVVKDVSLDVKSGEVVGLLGPNGAGKTTSFYMIVGLVPLDAGEIDLDGKSISLLPIHKRASLGLSYLPQEASVFRKLTVEENIRAVLELQHEDNGKRLSKDTITSRTEALLDELQIAHLRQNPALSLSGGERRRVEIARALATNPSFILLDEPFAGVDPIAVLEIQKIVKFLKQRNIGVLITDHNVRETLGICDHAYIISDGSVLAAGAPSDIIENESVRRVYLGEHFRM; encoded by the coding sequence GTGAGCACCTCCGCGTCCCTCCCTAATCGCAAGCCGGCCGGCACCAGCAGCTCGCTGGTCGTACGTAATCTGAAGAAGCGCTATGGTTCGCGCACGGTCGTCAAAGACGTGTCGCTCGACGTGAAAAGCGGCGAAGTGGTCGGTCTGCTTGGGCCTAACGGCGCGGGCAAGACGACCTCGTTCTATATGATCGTCGGCCTCGTGCCGCTCGACGCCGGTGAAATCGATCTGGACGGCAAGTCGATCAGCCTGCTGCCGATCCATAAACGCGCTTCGCTGGGCTTGTCGTATCTGCCGCAGGAAGCGTCGGTGTTCCGCAAGCTCACCGTCGAGGAAAACATTCGCGCGGTGCTGGAGTTGCAGCACGAAGACAACGGCAAGCGGCTCAGCAAAGACACCATCACGAGCCGCACCGAAGCGTTGCTCGACGAGTTGCAGATCGCGCATTTGCGCCAGAATCCGGCGCTGTCGCTGTCGGGTGGCGAACGCCGCCGGGTTGAAATCGCGCGCGCGCTGGCCACTAATCCGAGCTTTATTCTGCTCGACGAACCGTTCGCGGGCGTCGATCCGATCGCGGTGCTGGAAATCCAGAAGATCGTTAAATTTCTGAAGCAGCGCAATATCGGCGTGCTGATCACCGATCACAACGTGCGCGAAACGCTCGGCATCTGCGATCACGCGTACATCATCAGCGACGGCAGCGTGCTGGCCGCCGGTGCGCCGAGCGACATCATCGAAAACGAAAGCGTGCGGCGCGTCTATCTGGGCGAGCACTTCCGCATGTAA
- the mutM gene encoding bifunctional DNA-formamidopyrimidine glycosylase/DNA-(apurinic or apyrimidinic site) lyase → MPELPEVEVTRRGIEPYVSGRKVERVDIRTPALRWPIPAELAKTLRGHVVRKVERRGKYLLFEIDAGWFIVHLGMTGTLRVLRHVPHPPAAAKHDHVDWIFDEFILRYRDPRRFGAVLWHSREAGDVLEHPLLAGLGVEPFSPAFSGALMHRLTRGRKVSVKQALLAGEIVVGVGNIYASESLFRAGIRPTTAAGRVSLVRYDLLADAVRVTLAAAIEKGGSTLRDFVGSNGESGYFQLDYFVYDRAGLPCRVCGTAIKQIVQGQRSTYFCPTCQR, encoded by the coding sequence ATGCCAGAGTTGCCAGAAGTTGAGGTTACCCGACGGGGAATCGAACCGTATGTGTCCGGCCGCAAGGTTGAACGCGTCGACATCCGCACGCCCGCGCTGCGCTGGCCGATTCCGGCCGAGCTTGCGAAAACCTTGCGCGGCCATGTGGTCCGTAAGGTCGAGCGGCGCGGCAAGTATCTGCTGTTCGAAATCGACGCGGGCTGGTTCATTGTGCATCTTGGCATGACTGGCACGCTGCGGGTGCTGCGTCACGTGCCGCATCCGCCGGCCGCGGCGAAACACGATCACGTCGACTGGATTTTCGACGAATTCATTCTGCGCTATCGCGATCCCCGGCGCTTTGGGGCGGTGCTGTGGCATTCGCGTGAAGCCGGCGACGTGCTCGAGCATCCGCTGCTCGCCGGGCTTGGCGTGGAGCCGTTTTCGCCGGCGTTCTCCGGTGCGCTGATGCATCGTCTCACGCGCGGGCGCAAGGTGTCGGTGAAGCAGGCACTGCTGGCCGGTGAAATCGTGGTCGGCGTGGGCAATATCTACGCGTCGGAAAGTCTGTTTCGCGCCGGCATCCGGCCGACTACCGCGGCGGGCCGCGTCTCGCTGGTGCGCTACGACCTGCTCGCCGACGCCGTGCGGGTGACGCTCGCCGCCGCAATCGAGAAGGGCGGCAGTACGCTGCGCGATTTCGTCGGCAGTAATGGCGAAAGCGGGTACTTCCAGCTCGACTATTTCGTCTATGATCGCGCGGGGCTGCCGTGCCGCGTGTGTGGAACGGCGATCAAACAGATCGTGCAGGGGCAGCGCTCCACGTATTTCTGTCCCACCTGTCAGCGTTAA
- the rapZ gene encoding RNase adapter RapZ yields the protein MRIILITGISGSGKSVALNALEDAGYYCVDNLPPRFLPQLASYLAEDGHDRLAVAIDARSSASLDDMPAMIRDLSRAHDVRVLFLNASTQSLIQRFSETRRRHPLSGSTAHDADVGLLTSLAEAIEREREFVAGLAEFGHQIDTSNLRANVLRAWVKRFIEQEDAGLVLMFESFGFKRGVPLDADFVFDVRTLPNPYYDHELRPLTGLDKPVMDFLDALPVVHEMIDDIEKFLAKWLPHFRDDNRSYLTVAIGCTGGQHRSVFIAETLAARLAASANVIVRHRDAPVDASASSKLVA from the coding sequence ATGCGCATAATCCTGATCACCGGTATATCCGGCTCCGGCAAGTCAGTTGCCTTGAACGCGCTTGAAGACGCGGGCTATTATTGCGTCGACAATTTGCCGCCGCGTTTCCTGCCGCAGCTGGCGTCGTACCTCGCCGAAGACGGGCACGACCGCCTCGCGGTCGCAATCGACGCACGTTCGAGCGCCTCGCTCGACGACATGCCCGCCATGATCCGCGATCTGTCGCGCGCTCATGACGTGCGCGTCCTCTTCCTGAACGCCAGCACGCAGTCGCTGATCCAGCGCTTCTCCGAAACACGCCGCCGCCATCCGCTATCCGGTTCTACCGCGCATGATGCGGACGTCGGCCTGCTCACCTCGCTCGCGGAAGCGATCGAACGTGAACGCGAATTCGTCGCGGGTCTCGCGGAATTCGGCCATCAGATCGACACCAGCAATCTGCGCGCGAACGTGTTGCGCGCGTGGGTCAAGCGTTTCATCGAGCAGGAAGATGCAGGGCTCGTGCTGATGTTCGAGTCATTCGGCTTCAAGCGCGGCGTGCCGCTCGACGCCGATTTCGTCTTCGACGTACGCACGCTGCCGAACCCGTATTACGATCACGAATTGCGGCCGCTCACGGGCCTCGACAAACCGGTGATGGATTTTCTCGATGCGTTGCCGGTTGTGCATGAAATGATCGACGACATCGAGAAGTTTCTCGCCAAATGGCTTCCGCATTTCCGCGACGACAATCGTAGTTATCTGACCGTCGCGATTGGTTGCACGGGTGGCCAGCACCGTTCGGTGTTCATCGCGGAGACGCTTGCCGCGCGTCTCGCAGCCTCGGCGAATGTCATTGTGCGGCACCGCGATGCGCCGGTCGACGCCAGCGCATCATCGAAGTTAGTGGCTTAA
- a CDS encoding PTS sugar transporter subunit IIA: MERHSNASSRRIQATFSPVNMNRLAKFLPLENVVVGLSVTSKKRVFEQAGLIFENQNGIARSTVTDNLFARERLGSTGLGEGVAIPHGRIKGLKQPLAAFVRLAEPIPFESPDGQPVSLLIFLLVPEQATQQHLEILSEIAQLLSDREARERLHTEEDRESLHRLLTQWQP, translated from the coding sequence ATGGAACGTCACTCAAACGCCTCATCGAGGAGAATCCAGGCCACGTTTTCGCCTGTCAACATGAATCGTTTAGCCAAATTTCTTCCCCTCGAGAACGTCGTCGTCGGACTATCGGTCACCAGCAAGAAACGTGTATTCGAGCAAGCGGGCCTGATCTTCGAGAACCAGAACGGCATCGCCCGTAGCACGGTCACTGACAATCTGTTTGCGCGTGAGCGCCTCGGATCGACGGGGCTCGGCGAAGGCGTCGCGATTCCGCATGGCCGGATCAAAGGCTTGAAGCAGCCGCTCGCCGCGTTCGTCCGTCTTGCCGAACCCATCCCCTTCGAATCGCCCGACGGTCAGCCGGTTTCGCTGCTGATCTTCCTGCTCGTGCCCGAACAGGCCACCCAGCAGCACCTCGAAATTCTTTCGGAAATCGCCCAGTTGCTGTCCGATCGCGAAGCCCGCGAGCGCCTGCACACGGAAGAAGACCGCGAATCATTGCATCGCCTGCTCACTCAGTGGCAACCTTGA
- a CDS encoding LON peptidase substrate-binding domain-containing protein produces MSSTSTVLADVPLFPLHTVLFPDGLLPLKIFEARYLDMARDCLREKTPFGVCLLKSGAEVAREQEPSVPEAIGCLAEIEECDVEAFGMLLIRARGTRRFRLLSHRVEHNGLLVGMAEPLGEDMPLEGNELLAKFGACAEVLERIIATIRERDADSLPFAEPFRLEDPSWVSNRLAEVLPIALRARQKLMELQDAGARIDVVHHYMQQHQLL; encoded by the coding sequence ATGTCTTCTACTTCTACTGTGCTTGCCGATGTGCCGCTGTTTCCGCTGCATACGGTGCTGTTTCCCGACGGCCTGCTGCCGTTGAAGATCTTCGAAGCGCGCTATCTCGACATGGCGCGCGACTGTCTACGCGAGAAAACGCCGTTCGGCGTGTGTCTGCTGAAAAGCGGCGCCGAAGTCGCGCGTGAGCAGGAGCCTTCGGTGCCCGAAGCAATCGGCTGTCTGGCCGAAATCGAGGAGTGCGATGTCGAAGCCTTCGGCATGCTGCTGATTCGCGCACGCGGCACGCGGCGCTTCCGGCTGCTGTCTCATCGGGTGGAACACAATGGTTTGCTGGTCGGCATGGCCGAGCCGCTCGGCGAAGACATGCCGCTCGAGGGCAATGAACTGCTGGCCAAATTCGGCGCGTGCGCGGAAGTGCTCGAGCGGATCATTGCCACGATCCGCGAGCGGGACGCCGATAGCCTGCCGTTCGCGGAGCCGTTCAGGCTCGAAGATCCGTCGTGGGTGTCGAACCGGCTCGCCGAGGTGCTGCCGATCGCATTGCGTGCGCGTCAGAAACTGATGGAATTGCAGGACGCTGGCGCACGGATCGATGTGGTTCATCACTACATGCAGCAGCATCAACTGCTTTGA